The DNA region ATAGGTTCAATGTTTTATCAGTATAGAGACTACATCATGAGAAAAGAAAAGGTTATTTTTGGGTGGGGGGACTAGTCTGTCATGTTATTATATTCACTTGAAAGAAATATCAACTGCTAAAATGATGTAGAAAATTGATGATGGATCGATGTATAGCTTGAGAAGCTACTGTATCAGTAATAAGAACGTATTATTTCGTTGAGATGATGAACTGCACACATGCTTTTGCTAGGGTACTACGTACAAccgtcacacacacacacacacaggcTAAATCATTAATTAACTTGATGGGTTCATCAACTTTTAAGGTTCTTACCACTCAACAGGTTCATACTTCTTCatacacttctttcttctttATTCTCAGTTAGTGTTAGTACTCTTTTCCCAAAATTTTACAATAGAAACGCTCTTAAGACATATATTAACCTTAAAATGTGTTTTTGTAGTTGGCTATATCATGAAGATTTTGATTACAACGTCACTTTGATACATTGAAGAAGTAACTAATACCACCTTATTTATGCAATATACTTTTCGAATACGCTTGACACAGAAACAGGGACTGGAGGAAAAATATACATCAATGTCTTATCCAGTTTCCTATGTGTGGGAAGAATTTTAGATCAAAGTTTCCAGAAAACATAGAGAAAGAAAATGTATGTCATCAGATGTTATTAGCTATATATGTTGGTTGGACTCTTCGAAAATGTCTATGGGTGAGTAGCTGTGATTTTTGGAAGATCAAACACGAGTGCGGCTGTATTGAGCAACATAGGTTATTAGCACAGAACGAAGGCAAGAAGGAAAGAGAACTCATTTACAACAGGATTACAATTcagatatagatatatataatgTATTAACAAGAAAGGAAAGATGATAATACATTTCCGAACATTAAGATCATTGGTCACGGAGAAACCTTTGTAGGCACCGAAAACCCAAATGCTCAGCACAAAACGTCTCCAATTCATTCCCGCCGCCTCTCTCTTTGCATACCTCCATTTCCATCCTCTCTACAACATCATCCCAGTCCATCAAATATCCATCCCAGTTTTGAATCTTAGTGTCAGAAACAGCATCTAATATCTCTTGCAACCCCACGATCCGGTGGCTCACTTCTCGTCTAAGCTCCCTGACTCTTGGATCAACTCCTGGCACTGAGTCTAATCTCAATAACAGACCCATTAGTGCCTCGTTCATCCTGATTCTCTCTCGTTCACTAGACCTTACGGCATCAACTGTGTCCTGATATCAACAAGTCACATGTTACGGACGTGATTTGAGTGACATGATCTACAATTATAGCTACCAGCTAGATGATTTGTGTATTTTGCAACAATAGTTGATAAGATTTAACTTTGATATGGTCTACTCGTATCTAAGTGACATAATAACCAGTAATAGGATGTTCCATCATTACATCAGAACCGCAAAAACTTACAAGTTGGTATTACAGATCTGCATATATATTCCGCAGAACATTGATCTTCAAAGTATGTCaaatggaagaaagtagaaagaAGTAATAACACCCTACTAACTAAAGGAGTCTTATACTTATACATGGTGCAACTGGAATTTTTACATCCTCTTATATGTacaagctggcccggacaccacgaTCTAATTGTAGATCATGTCACCACGGACGTGATTTGAGTGACATGATCTACAATTATAGCTACCAACTGTATGTacaagctggcccggacaccacgatcatcaaagaaaaggtcaaaaAAATGCTATGGTATGTATGTAGCCCCTTCCTTCACCCAGATGACTTTATATGCCCCCCCTTGCCACAAGTTCTGGCCTTGTTGGttacttaggggtcgtttggttggaaacaagttatcctAGGATAACTTATCCCGGGATTAGTATCCCtcgattagttattccaccctctcacagggataaaataacaccacaatcccgggattagttataccaccattttatcccaaccaaacgtggaataaattcatctcaaatataatctcGGGATTATTTATGCTTATCCcttgtaccaaacgaccccttagttaATACTCTATCAATCATTTTGAATGTAATCAACATACAGTAGCTCGAGGAATAACAGCAATGAAGCACATCCAAACGTTCGTTCACAAATGTTCTGCATTGATGGACATACAAATAGAAGCTTATATGAAACCCACAAGCATCCCCTGTTTGGAGAAACCAGCTTGGGATTGAGGTTTAATTATTGTCATTGTAGTCGACACTAATCTTAAGCAACAACAGTTTTGCCTACATGCTTTTTTGCCTTCTCTATCGATTCCGTAAGAATTAACAGGTCTTAGGAAAAAACTGAACAAGGAAAGGATTGTACCCTCAAATCCTAGCCAGTGTCATTGTCCCAACATCTTAAACAATTTTCTTTTTGCTGGAAACACCAATGGGTAAAAGATAAAGAAAAACCATCTGAGGTCAATCTGAACTGTTTTGCGGAATTCTCATATTTCAAAAATAGCAAATGTGGTAAGTGTGATTTCGACTCAATCACAGATAATTGTATCCATCCGTTTAGCAAACAGCACACAACGTTACTTCAAATTGAGTTCATTCAAACTGGGACAACAGAaaggaagtaaaaaaaaaaaaaaaaatgaaagtccCTGACCAAAATTGAGACAATGCAATATTTTTCTGGTCCTTTCTCTTGGGGTTCATCGGTGGAAAAAAACACTGTTTATGTTGGGtttgcgaacaaagtaccacattgatagctgaaaagaaagtgaagctacttataaggtgttggatactcttaatgatgagaggccttttggggaaaactgtgcgggcttggcccaaagctgataatatcacatcatgttaagagtatctttgggccgtttcAGCCCAACAACTGATGTCAGAGTCAATGGTTTGGCGAAACGAGTACGAAGATGGCAGAGTGTGGCgtgcagaggcggagccaggattcgaaacttgtgggttcggggttctaattctttaaagttactgggttcttaattaataatttgtacatatttgacaaaaattttaatacaaatatatggttcggacaaaagctactgggttcggccgaacccccacccgaagggctggctccgcccctggtggCGTGGGGCCCGGCATAGTgcctttgcccgtctatgggcTGGTTTACGACATTTACCCATAGCTTTGAAcgtgttggatactcttaatgatgagAGGCTTTTtgggaaaaccgtgcgggcttggcctaaagcggacaatatcacatcatgttaagagtatctttaggCCGTTTTAGCCCAATAGTTTAAACATGgttaaatttatatatatatatatatagtagaaaaataaacCCCCTTTGGCTTGCACATGTTTACTTTTTTATGTTTTGAACCCCTAGTGAATATCCTAGCTTCGCCACTGAGACTCACTGCACCCACTGACTTAAATCATGAATAAGTCTACTATATGAATTAGATGAGCTGAAATTGTTCCAAAATTTTATATCATCCCACCACAACAACTAACTTAAAATCAATTCGCCTCTTGAATATCCTAATATATGACTAATAAAAGCTGAAATTGTCTTAAATAGTAGCAGAGCAAGAATTTTCACTaaaagattcaaaatataaagaagtaaacatgGATGCGAACAAAATTTAACATCGTACTatatatacattaaaaaaaatgaatttttatatacagtgtaattttcagGCAAAAGGAtcctagctccgcccctggtttcatacccatatattTATTTTAAATCTGCAATCATAGGCCTTACACCAACTAATATAAAATCCCAGATCCATATATGAATTTGATTAGCTGTAATTTAGAGACCAATAGTAAAAGTGTACAATTAAGTGATCAAGAGTCAATACCTGTCGTTGGATAAGACGTTGTAAATAATTGGCTTCAGAATCAACGGCTGAGATCTTCTTTACAAGGGTTCGAATTATATGAGACCTATAAGCTGACTGTATCTTAATAGCAGCATTGTTTTTTGCTGGTTCATTTACAGGCGGGGACTGAATAGGAATTTGGATAACTTTTGGGGTTGATTTGTCATTTTCTGAAAAGTAGGTAACGGTGGTGGCAGAGGAAAAGCTGTTTCTGCTAGAAGACTTCATAGCTATGACAGATTTAgaacaaagttttttttttttttatgaaggaAAGGAAATAGTAAGAGTTGAATTATGACTCTGAATAAAGAGTAAGAGAAAGGAAAAAGACTAGTAAATAAAGGTTTGATAGGTAGCGTAACTCTTTAAATTTGACAGTAAATTTCATTCAGACATTCGAACCGGAACTTATTTCAATAAATCAACTAAATACTTGATAAAATGTTTCGGTTAGATATGTTCGGTTCAAATTTTGGAATAACTTTCGCGCGTATTCTCAAGAATTTATTAGATAGTTAAGTTAACCATATAAAATATTTCATATCCTTTAATTATACGCATTCGCCTCATTAAGTTGTAAAACCCCAGATGTTTTTCAGTTGAGATTGATGCGTATTAAAGGAGATGATATATGTGATTAACTTAACTACTTAATATACTCTCAAGAACACGCGTAAATTTTTTTCCATAATTTGAACCAAAAGAGTTTATTACTCTtttcgtcccaaaaagattgtcttacttttcttatAAGTTTGTCAAATATTGACACATTTcaatatttagaaacaatttaactttatgagatgatttacagtcacacaaatatttaaggcttgttttagaccacacatttcaaaagtcatcttttatttcttaaattcggTGTCAAGtcaaattaaattttttttttttgaaatggagggagtaaaaTATTTAACATATATTCAAGTTCTCAATCAAAACAAACTATAATTCAAATGGCAAAATGAAATTTGCGATAAATTTAAGGGACTGTCCATGTATTAGGTGAATAGTAAAAGATAATAGCGAAAAGTGGAAAGTATTAAAATGAGTGGATGAGTATAGAAATTATTGCTGGGAATTGAGATCATACTTTTTGGCGGGTATTGGGCAAAGGTGCCGTTAGGGGACCCTCTTCTTTTATTGCCTCACTTTAACGgtcttattttattattttttttttaattttttttttctcatatcATACGTTATAGTGGGTTCCATGTCCATTTGGGGGTGGCTGTAGTTGtcggttgttttttttttttttttttaataatactaGACTGCTTATGCCGTGGGCACGAGCCCAACATTTTAGATTATAGTATATTTATGTGTgtatataattatttttaaatagtgataatatatatatatatatatatatatatatatatatatatatatatatatatatatatatattatgttcaaaacacgattaatataacattgtagtttgtgctccgtatttaaaattttattatatgaATGTTCGTtatgaacacaaaatcggcaaatttattaatattttttaaaagagaaaacttgtttaaaaggaaactatttttttctctttgagataaaacaatagcaatatttaagcatcagttgatatttcaattttaatttgattaatttaaaggtgtaaaatacttattattttttatcaaattttgatttggacaattctaattcaaattattaaattaattttacatgtttaaaacgaaacaaagtagaaattgattttttatttaaacgaataaatactattttttaattttttagtaaatattctcggtttagctcattttacttgtcatgttgtcttttcatggttttttaagaaaacgtcgattagaattataatttgactaatttaccttattcattatttgatctgcatttgatatttttttttttactttacgacattaatttcttttcacatttattagagtaagaataaaaataaaaaagtaattaaattctgtcttattttaaaatataaatattttaagtatatttattttagtaaacataacaaataaatgacatggcggaatagcaaatacaacagtttaatatctagattagatctcaggctaatataaaaaaaaaattgtatggtttgactacttaaccttttgaagaaaaacaatttcatggattgacacgcacgtggtaatgaattcatcattattgacttaatgagatacattggaaattacatgaatattgtttgattttttaatagggggtgcactttttttttttttgacattattaatttgcactatttttatgcatatatatatatatatatatatatatatatatatatatatatatatatatatatatatatatactatattcaaaacacgattactataacatattatattagtgtttgctacgaatataaagtctgcacttttttttttaacattatattttttttaatatgaggttcactttttttttttatatattgcttgattttgataatatgggatccactttttttttcccatgagtttagAGAcggtgagttccattttttttcttcccttttttttattgctcggtgttattagtatggggctcaccccttttttttaagggacaacggacgacgaagcatgggtctaaacccatgctttatatagtttttgttttttttatatattatttggtgttgtttagtatggggcccacccttttggacattattagtttgcactatttttatgcatattatatatatatatataaacacgattaatataacattataattcgtgctccgtatctaaaactttattacattaatgtttgctatgaatacaaagtctgtactttttttttggcattgtttgtttttttaatatgagattcactttttttttattattattgcttgattttgtcaatatgagatactatgttcaaaacacgattaatatagcattgtagtttgtgttccatatctaaaactttattatattagtgtttgctacgaatacaaagtctgcactcttttttttgacattgtttgtttttttaatatgggattcacttttttttttatattgtttgattttgttaatatgaaatccaccttttttttcctgtgagtttggagatggtggatttcactttatttactttttttttaaatatt from Lycium barbarum isolate Lr01 chromosome 10, ASM1917538v2, whole genome shotgun sequence includes:
- the LOC132614935 gene encoding BAG family molecular chaperone regulator 5, mitochondrial, whose protein sequence is MKSSSRNSFSSATTVTYFSENDKSTPKVIQIPIQSPPVNEPAKNNAAIKIQSAYRSHIIRTLVKKISAVDSEANYLQRLIQRQDTVDAVRSSERERIRMNEALMGLLLRLDSVPGVDPRVRELRREVSHRIVGLQEILDAVSDTKIQNWDGYLMDWDDVVERMEMEVCKERGGGNELETFCAEHLGFRCLQRFLRDQ